Proteins encoded by one window of Leptolyngbya sp. 'hensonii':
- the leuC gene encoding 3-isopropylmalate dehydratase large subunit: protein MSKGTLFDKVWDLHTVGILPSGQTQLLIGLHLIHEVTSPQAFAALRERNLQVLFPERTIATVDHIVPTENQARPFLDHLAEEMIQALERNCKDYGITFYNIGSGRQGIVHVIAPELGLTQPGMTVACGDSHTSTHGAFGAIAFGIGTSQVRDVLASQTLALAKLKVRRIEVDGTLRPGVYAKDVILHIIRKLGVKGGVGYAYEFAGTTFDQMDMEARMTVCNMAIEGGARCGYVNPDPITFDYLQGREFAPKGADWERAVAWWTQLRSDGDAVYDDRVVFDAADIAPTVTWGITPGQGIAVDEPVPTPETLPEEEQAIAAEAYSYMDLTPGASIQGLKVDVCFVGSCTNGRISDLREAARFAQGRQVAPGVKAFIVPGSERVKQQAEAEGLDQIFQAAGFEWREPGCSMCLAMNPDKLQGRQLSASSSNRNFKGRQGSASGRTLLMSPAMVVAAAVTGVVSDVRELL, encoded by the coding sequence ATGAGCAAGGGAACGTTGTTCGATAAGGTTTGGGATTTGCATACGGTTGGAATTTTACCTTCTGGTCAGACGCAGCTCTTGATTGGATTGCATCTGATTCACGAAGTGACCAGCCCTCAGGCTTTTGCAGCCCTGCGAGAGCGGAATCTGCAGGTGCTGTTCCCGGAGCGCACGATCGCAACCGTTGATCACATTGTCCCGACAGAAAACCAGGCCCGTCCGTTTCTTGATCACCTCGCTGAGGAGATGATTCAAGCGCTGGAGCGCAATTGCAAAGATTATGGCATTACCTTCTACAACATTGGTTCGGGCCGCCAGGGGATTGTCCATGTGATTGCGCCGGAATTGGGGTTGACCCAACCGGGGATGACGGTTGCCTGTGGCGATAGCCATACCTCAACCCATGGGGCGTTTGGAGCGATCGCTTTTGGCATTGGCACTAGCCAGGTGCGGGATGTCTTGGCCAGTCAGACCCTGGCTCTGGCCAAGTTGAAAGTCCGGCGCATAGAAGTGGATGGAACTCTGCGGCCCGGTGTTTATGCGAAGGATGTGATTCTCCATATCATCCGGAAACTGGGGGTGAAAGGTGGGGTGGGGTATGCCTATGAATTTGCAGGCACCACCTTCGACCAGATGGATATGGAAGCCCGGATGACCGTCTGTAACATGGCGATCGAGGGCGGTGCCCGTTGTGGGTATGTCAATCCCGATCCGATCACTTTTGATTATCTGCAGGGGCGGGAATTTGCCCCTAAGGGTGCAGACTGGGAGCGAGCTGTCGCCTGGTGGACTCAACTACGCAGTGATGGGGATGCGGTTTATGACGATCGGGTCGTGTTTGATGCCGCTGATATTGCCCCCACCGTTACCTGGGGGATTACCCCCGGTCAAGGTATTGCCGTGGATGAGCCGGTGCCGACGCCAGAGACTCTGCCCGAAGAGGAGCAGGCGATCGCGGCAGAAGCCTACTCTTACATGGATTTAACTCCGGGTGCCTCAATTCAGGGTTTGAAGGTGGATGTCTGCTTTGTAGGCAGTTGTACTAATGGTCGCATCAGTGATCTGCGGGAAGCGGCTCGCTTTGCCCAGGGAAGGCAGGTGGCACCTGGGGTGAAGGCATTCATTGTGCCCGGTTCGGAACGGGTCAAGCAACAGGCCGAAGCTGAAGGACTGGACCAGATCTTTCAGGCTGCCGGGTTTGAATGGCGCGAACCGGGTTGTTCCATGTGTCTGGCGATGAATCCTGACAAACTGCAGGGTCGCCAGTTGAGTGCGTCCTCTTCGAATCGGAATTTTAAGGGTCGCCAGGGATCTGCCTCAGGCCGTACCTTACTGATGAGTCCGGCAATGGTCGTTGCGGCAGCGGTGACCGGTGTGGTCTCCGATGTGCGAGAGCTGCTCTAA
- a CDS encoding GAF domain-containing protein, which translates to MDPFQPCSDVIRDRANPHDAAEQELHGDLSPTAVEARDDRRFRALTQNSADIVVILDTQGVVQSVSSSAEKVLGYAPVEVVGKPVFELVHPEDSSLITQTLERAIQSPGLSLSRVEWRIKHRNGCWKVLEVILTNLLAEPVVRGMVINARDVTEQKLTEAALHLRIEREQLLMSIVQRIRQSLHLKEILNTTVAEVRQLLQTDRVIIFCFAPDWSGDVVTESVAPDWSPILGSHVVDPCFQQSYVEPYRQGRVTTIDDLDGAQIAPCHRALLANFQVRANLIVPILQGAHLWGLLIAHHCSAPRHWQAWEIEVLKQLATSLEVAIHQSQLYQQIQQFNIALEQQVQQRTQELRQALHFEALLKRITDKVRDSLDENQILQTAVDELGAGLQVLCCDVGLYNAALTTSTIRHEYNAALLPQKGQEFLLSESTDPAIYQHLFRGQYSHFCPLKADCARLNVHKYTILASPLFDDQGSLGDMWLFRYQQDWFNDQEIRLVQQVANQCAIALRQSRLYQAAQAQVRELERLHRLKDDFLSTISHELRTPMSSIKMAAQMLRVILQKTGLLESSEQAAEYFQILHSECQREISLIDDLLDLSRLEAQVEPIMLMEVDLRVWIPAIAEPFEERTGSQRQHLQIQIPPDLPLLTTDLKYLERILTELLNNACKYTPAGEQITVAVRVLDEMGLGSREREPSGMSEPESTETGQCPLATLPCSSRAISLSSVWLQISVCNSGIELPTSELAHIFDKFYRIPSSDPWRHGGTGLGLALVKKMAAQLGGSIEVESANQQTCFILQLPFKPLE; encoded by the coding sequence ATGGACCCCTTCCAGCCCTGCTCCGATGTGATCCGAGATCGTGCTAACCCGCATGATGCGGCTGAGCAGGAGCTGCATGGAGATCTGTCTCCCACAGCGGTTGAAGCGAGGGACGATCGCCGCTTTCGGGCTTTGACTCAAAATTCCGCTGATATTGTTGTCATTCTCGATACTCAGGGTGTTGTTCAATCTGTCAGCTCTTCTGCAGAAAAGGTTTTGGGCTATGCCCCTGTGGAAGTGGTCGGTAAACCTGTCTTCGAGTTAGTGCATCCGGAAGACAGTTCCCTGATCACGCAAACCCTGGAACGGGCAATCCAGTCGCCTGGGTTGAGCCTGTCTCGTGTGGAATGGCGGATTAAACACAGAAATGGCTGCTGGAAAGTTCTGGAGGTCATTCTGACCAATCTGCTGGCAGAACCCGTGGTTCGAGGGATGGTGATCAATGCTCGGGATGTCACTGAACAGAAACTGACCGAAGCAGCGCTGCATCTGCGCATAGAGCGGGAACAACTCTTGATGAGTATTGTCCAGCGGATCCGCCAATCCCTGCATTTGAAGGAGATTCTGAATACGACCGTTGCAGAAGTGCGCCAACTGCTGCAGACCGATCGGGTGATTATTTTCTGCTTTGCGCCAGACTGGAGTGGGGATGTGGTGACAGAATCGGTAGCGCCAGACTGGTCGCCGATTTTGGGCAGTCATGTGGTTGATCCTTGTTTTCAGCAGTCCTATGTCGAACCCTATCGTCAGGGGCGGGTGACGACGATTGATGATCTGGATGGGGCTCAGATTGCTCCCTGTCATCGGGCCTTGCTGGCGAACTTTCAAGTTAGGGCTAATCTGATTGTCCCGATTCTTCAGGGAGCCCACCTGTGGGGATTGTTGATTGCTCACCACTGTTCGGCTCCTCGGCACTGGCAAGCCTGGGAAATTGAGGTGCTGAAACAACTGGCGACTTCGCTGGAAGTTGCGATCCATCAGTCTCAGCTCTATCAACAAATTCAGCAATTTAATATTGCGCTAGAGCAACAGGTGCAGCAGCGGACGCAGGAATTGCGGCAGGCACTTCACTTCGAGGCTTTGCTAAAGCGGATTACCGATAAGGTGCGGGATAGCCTGGACGAAAACCAGATTTTGCAAACGGCAGTGGACGAATTGGGGGCTGGTCTGCAGGTTCTCTGTTGTGATGTAGGGCTTTACAATGCAGCCTTGACGACTTCAACCATTCGGCATGAATATAATGCTGCCCTGTTGCCCCAGAAGGGACAGGAATTTCTGCTGTCAGAATCGACGGATCCAGCAATTTACCAGCATCTTTTCCGAGGACAGTACAGCCACTTCTGCCCGTTGAAGGCTGACTGTGCTCGACTGAATGTCCACAAATATACAATCCTGGCCTCCCCTCTGTTCGATGATCAGGGGTCTCTGGGAGACATGTGGCTATTTCGATACCAGCAGGACTGGTTCAACGACCAGGAAATTCGACTGGTGCAGCAGGTGGCGAACCAATGTGCGATCGCCCTGCGCCAGTCCCGCCTCTATCAGGCTGCTCAGGCCCAGGTGCGAGAGCTGGAACGGTTGCACCGCTTGAAGGATGACTTTCTCAGTACGATTTCCCATGAATTGCGGACCCCAATGTCCAGCATCAAAATGGCCGCTCAAATGCTGAGAGTTATTTTGCAAAAAACAGGTCTTCTGGAGTCTAGTGAGCAGGCGGCTGAATACTTTCAGATTTTGCACAGTGAGTGCCAGCGAGAAATTAGTCTGATCGATGATTTGCTGGATCTGTCCCGTCTGGAAGCTCAGGTGGAGCCGATCATGCTGATGGAGGTTGACCTGCGGGTTTGGATACCCGCGATCGCAGAGCCTTTTGAGGAGCGAACAGGCAGTCAACGACAACACCTGCAGATCCAGATTCCACCTGACTTGCCCCTATTGACGACAGACTTGAAATACCTGGAACGGATTCTGACTGAGCTTTTGAATAATGCCTGTAAATATACGCCTGCAGGAGAGCAAATTACCGTTGCGGTCAGAGTGCTGGATGAGATGGGATTGGGTTCCCGCGAACGAGAGCCCTCAGGGATGTCGGAACCGGAAAGCACAGAAACTGGACAGTGTCCTCTCGCGACCCTACCTTGTTCTTCTAGGGCGATCTCTTTGTCGTCTGTCTGGCTGCAAATTAGTGTTTGTAATAGTGGAATTGAGCTGCCTACGAGTGAGCTGGCCCATATTTTTGATAAGTTCTATCGGATTCCCAGTAGTGATCCCTGGCGACATGGGGGGACGGGGTTGGGGCTGGCCCTGGTGAAGAAAATGGCAGCCCAATTGGGCGGCTCGATCGAGGTGGAAAGTGCTAATCAGCAAACTTGCTTTATCCTGCAGTTGCCCTTTAAACCATTAGAGTAA
- a CDS encoding IctB family putative bicarbonate transporter, with the protein MASVWQRFTLSDLPDPVWLQTSHLYGLIGSLQLWRRGSWLMPWADTIGLLLLSLVFGLAPFVSNALIGLLLVACAGFWLIITLSDGEAGNLTRKPIHLLVLLYWGIATLATALSPVRKAALVGWGKLTLYLLLFALMAQILRSARLRSWLIGLYLHIALIVSAYGIRQWFDQVEPLATWNDPSLPAANVTRVYSYLGNPNLLGGYLLPAIAFSLAALLTWRRWGPKALALTMLIVNCYCLRYTDSRGAWIGFVILIFVFLVLLWLSQLNHLPPFWQTWALPIGLGALVVLLALAIVAIEPIRNRVFSIFFGRGDSSSNYRLNVWSAVIEMIKKRPILGIGPGNTAFNQIYPLFQRPRYSALSAYSILLEVSVETGFIGLSCFLWFLTVTFNQGVKHLGELQTRANPQGFWLIGAMAAMAGMLGHGLVDTVWYRPEISMLWWLSVAVIASYGPFNSPSSVSEKSAKGAE; encoded by the coding sequence ATGGCTTCTGTTTGGCAACGATTCACCCTGTCCGACTTACCCGATCCAGTCTGGCTTCAGACGAGCCATCTCTATGGTCTGATTGGCTCCCTCCAACTCTGGCGGCGCGGAAGCTGGCTCATGCCCTGGGCAGACACGATCGGCCTGTTATTGCTCAGCCTAGTCTTTGGTTTGGCTCCCTTCGTCTCCAATGCCCTGATCGGGCTATTGCTGGTTGCCTGCGCCGGGTTCTGGCTCATCATCACCCTATCTGACGGGGAAGCAGGCAACCTGACCCGTAAACCTATCCATCTGCTCGTTCTGCTTTACTGGGGAATCGCCACCCTGGCCACTGCCCTCTCACCCGTCCGAAAAGCGGCATTGGTGGGCTGGGGCAAGTTAACTTTGTACCTCCTCCTGTTTGCGCTGATGGCCCAGATCCTAAGATCGGCCCGTCTGCGCTCCTGGCTCATTGGCCTTTATCTGCACATTGCCCTGATAGTCAGTGCCTACGGCATCCGGCAGTGGTTCGACCAAGTTGAGCCGCTAGCCACCTGGAATGATCCGAGCCTGCCTGCAGCCAATGTGACCCGCGTTTATAGTTATCTGGGTAACCCCAATTTGTTAGGGGGGTATCTCCTGCCCGCGATCGCCTTCAGCCTGGCGGCGCTCTTGACCTGGCGGCGATGGGGGCCAAAAGCGCTAGCACTGACCATGCTGATCGTCAACTGTTATTGCCTGCGCTATACAGACAGTCGGGGAGCCTGGATTGGCTTCGTGATTCTCATTTTTGTATTCCTGGTCCTGCTCTGGCTTTCCCAACTCAACCACCTGCCTCCTTTCTGGCAAACCTGGGCTCTCCCAATTGGCCTGGGGGCCTTGGTGGTCCTCCTAGCTCTAGCGATCGTCGCCATCGAACCTATTCGGAATCGTGTATTCAGCATCTTCTTTGGCCGAGGCGATAGCAGCAGCAATTACCGCCTGAATGTCTGGTCAGCGGTCATCGAAATGATTAAAAAACGTCCGATTCTGGGCATTGGGCCAGGAAATACAGCCTTCAACCAGATCTATCCCCTCTTCCAGCGCCCCCGCTACAGCGCCCTCAGCGCCTACTCAATTCTGCTGGAAGTTTCTGTAGAAACCGGTTTCATCGGCCTATCCTGCTTCCTCTGGTTCCTGACCGTTACGTTCAATCAGGGGGTCAAGCATCTGGGAGAACTCCAGACCCGTGCCAATCCTCAGGGCTTCTGGTTAATTGGAGCCATGGCTGCCATGGCTGGCATGCTGGGCCATGGACTGGTTGATACCGTCTGGTATCGCCCTGAAATCAGTATGCTCTGGTGGCTGTCGGTAGCTGTTATTGCCAGTTATGGCCCCTTCAACTCTCCCAGTTCTGTATCGGAGAAGTCTGCTAAGGGAGCCGAATGA
- the rfbC gene encoding dTDP-4-dehydrorhamnose 3,5-epimerase gives MTTVPGTLTIMATPIPDVLLIEPRVFGDERGFFLESYNAKVWQAETGLAVPFVQDNHSRSARHVLRGLHYQIQQPQGKLIRVILGSIFDVAVDLRRSSITFGQWVGATLTADNKQQLWIPPGFAHGFLVLSDFAEVLYKTTEYYAPEHERSLLWNDPDLAIDWPLEEDPILSSKDRAGISLQGAEVYP, from the coding sequence ATGACCACCGTACCCGGAACGCTAACCATTATGGCCACCCCCATTCCCGATGTCCTCTTAATCGAGCCAAGAGTTTTTGGAGACGAGCGTGGTTTTTTTCTGGAAAGCTATAATGCCAAAGTCTGGCAGGCTGAAACAGGCCTCGCCGTCCCCTTTGTCCAGGATAATCATTCCCGATCGGCCCGCCATGTTCTCCGGGGGTTGCATTACCAGATCCAGCAGCCCCAGGGTAAACTGATTCGGGTCATTCTCGGCTCCATCTTCGATGTTGCAGTGGATTTGCGCCGCAGCAGCATCACCTTTGGACAATGGGTTGGGGCCACTTTAACTGCAGACAATAAGCAGCAATTGTGGATCCCACCAGGATTTGCCCATGGATTTCTGGTGCTATCCGACTTTGCAGAAGTCCTGTATAAAACGACCGAGTACTACGCCCCCGAGCATGAGCGATCGCTCCTCTGGAACGATCCCGATCTGGCGATCGACTGGCCTTTAGAAGAAGACCCTATCCTCTCCAGTAAGGACAGGGCCGGGATTTCCCTCCAAGGTGCAGAAGTTTACCCTTAG
- the rfbA gene encoding glucose-1-phosphate thymidylyltransferase RfbA gives MKGIILAGGAGTRLYPLTQVVSKQLMAVYDKPMIYYPLSVLMLAGIRDILVISTPLDLPMFQRLLKDGSQWGLQFTYIEQPRPEGLAQAFILGKGFIGEEPVCLILGDNIFYGHGFGEILSRAAQLQSGGLVFGYQVTQPQAYGVIQFNEQGQAIGIEEKPARPKSKYAVPGLYFYDAQVVEIAASLQPSARGELEITDVNLAYLQRGQLQVEVLGRGYAWLDTGTHESLHQAANFIQTLEERQGLKIACIEEIAYRRGYIDAAQLERLAAPMAKSSYGRYLLDILEESPIDAQFHQGYAAPPSPHSNL, from the coding sequence ATGAAAGGCATTATTCTGGCCGGTGGGGCAGGGACCAGACTTTATCCCCTGACCCAGGTTGTCAGCAAACAACTGATGGCCGTTTACGACAAGCCCATGATTTACTATCCCCTCTCCGTCCTGATGCTGGCTGGCATTCGCGACATTCTGGTTATCTCCACTCCCCTGGACCTGCCCATGTTCCAGCGTCTGCTCAAAGATGGCAGCCAGTGGGGACTCCAGTTCACATACATAGAACAACCCCGTCCAGAAGGACTGGCCCAGGCTTTTATTTTGGGGAAAGGCTTTATCGGAGAGGAGCCCGTATGCCTGATCCTGGGAGATAACATCTTCTATGGCCATGGTTTTGGTGAAATCCTGAGTCGGGCTGCCCAACTTCAGTCAGGGGGATTGGTCTTCGGCTATCAGGTCACCCAACCCCAGGCCTACGGCGTGATTCAGTTTAATGAGCAGGGGCAAGCGATCGGCATTGAGGAAAAGCCAGCCCGGCCCAAGTCCAAATATGCGGTCCCTGGCCTGTATTTCTATGATGCTCAGGTGGTTGAGATTGCGGCCAGTCTGCAACCCTCAGCCAGGGGGGAACTGGAAATTACGGATGTGAATCTGGCCTATCTGCAGCGGGGGCAGTTGCAGGTGGAAGTACTGGGACGGGGGTATGCCTGGCTGGATACAGGCACCCATGAATCCTTACACCAGGCCGCTAACTTCATTCAAACCCTGGAGGAGCGGCAGGGTTTGAAGATTGCCTGTATTGAAGAAATTGCCTATCGTCGGGGCTATATTGATGCTGCTCAATTAGAGCGTTTGGCCGCACCGATGGCCAAGAGCAGCTATGGTCGTTATTTGCTGGATATTCTGGAGGAGAGTCCGATCGACGCTCAGTTCCATCAGGGATATGCCGCACCCCCTAGCCCCCATTCAAACCTGTAG
- the smpB gene encoding SsrA-binding protein SmpB — MSDRGEGFKVVADNRQVRFQYEVLETYEAGLTLAGTEVKSIRAGKVNLRDGFALIRDGEAWLLNVHISPHNTTGQYFNHDPRRTRKLLLNRMEIRKLIGRVEQQGLTLVPLKMYLKRGWIKVEIALVRGKKLHDKREDIKKRDDKRQMERAMKNY; from the coding sequence ATGAGCGATCGCGGCGAAGGATTCAAAGTCGTTGCCGATAACCGGCAGGTTCGCTTTCAATACGAAGTCCTGGAGACCTATGAGGCTGGGCTGACCCTGGCAGGTACGGAAGTAAAATCGATTCGTGCAGGTAAAGTAAATCTGCGGGATGGGTTTGCGTTAATTCGGGATGGGGAAGCCTGGCTACTCAATGTCCATATTTCTCCCCACAACACGACAGGGCAATATTTCAACCACGATCCCCGACGAACACGCAAGCTCTTGCTGAACCGGATGGAAATTCGTAAGCTGATTGGTCGTGTTGAACAGCAGGGGTTGACCCTGGTTCCCCTCAAAATGTACCTCAAGCGGGGATGGATCAAGGTAGAAATTGCCCTAGTTCGTGGTAAAAAGCTCCACGATAAGCGGGAAGACATTAAGAAGCGGGATGATAAGCGCCAGATGGAGCGGGCGATGAAGAATTACTAG
- the rfbB gene encoding dTDP-glucose 4,6-dehydratase: MNLFVTGGAGFIGANFILQARQQGWGRVVNLDKLTYASNLQTLVDLETDPDYTFVRGDIGNLELVNHLFEQYQPDAVINFAAESHVDRSILNPQDFIQTNVVGTFRLLEAARNYWQHLAATQRDRFRFLHVSTDEVYGSLGPSDPAFREETPYAPNSPYAASKAAADHLVRAYYHTYHLPTLTTHCSNNYGPRQFPEKLIPLILLNALEGKPLPIYGDGQNVRDWLYVTDHCEALYQVLRQGQIGATYNIGGQNEQTNLAVVETICTLLDKLVPQVGLSRSSLITFVKDRPGHDRRYAIDCSKISRELGWQPRENFDSGLAKTIQWYLDHPDWVAQVRSGTYQTWLKQNYDNRET, translated from the coding sequence ATGAACCTATTTGTTACGGGCGGTGCGGGTTTTATCGGCGCGAACTTTATTTTGCAGGCTCGCCAGCAAGGTTGGGGCCGGGTGGTGAATCTGGATAAGCTGACCTATGCCAGTAATCTCCAGACCCTGGTAGACTTAGAAACCGATCCGGACTACACCTTTGTCCGGGGAGATATTGGCAACCTGGAATTGGTCAACCATCTGTTCGAGCAGTATCAACCGGATGCCGTCATCAACTTTGCGGCTGAAAGCCATGTCGATCGGTCGATTCTGAACCCCCAGGATTTCATTCAGACTAATGTGGTCGGGACTTTCCGCCTCCTGGAAGCAGCCCGCAACTACTGGCAGCATCTGGCCGCAACCCAACGCGATCGGTTTCGCTTCCTGCACGTCTCCACCGATGAGGTCTATGGATCTCTAGGCCCCTCTGATCCAGCCTTCCGGGAAGAGACTCCCTACGCCCCCAACAGCCCCTATGCTGCCTCAAAAGCGGCAGCCGACCATCTGGTGCGAGCTTACTACCACACCTATCACCTCCCCACCCTGACCACCCACTGTTCCAACAACTATGGTCCTCGGCAATTTCCGGAGAAATTGATTCCTCTGATCCTGCTGAATGCCCTGGAAGGGAAACCCCTACCAATTTATGGGGATGGCCAGAATGTGCGGGACTGGCTCTATGTCACAGACCATTGTGAAGCCCTGTATCAGGTCCTGCGCCAAGGCCAGATTGGGGCAACCTACAACATTGGGGGTCAGAATGAGCAGACGAATCTGGCTGTGGTCGAGACGATCTGCACCCTCTTGGACAAACTAGTTCCCCAGGTCGGATTAAGCCGGTCTTCCCTGATTACCTTTGTCAAGGACCGTCCGGGGCACGATCGTCGCTATGCGATCGATTGCAGCAAGATCAGCCGCGAACTGGGGTGGCAGCCCCGGGAAAACTTCGACAGCGGTCTAGCTAAAACCATTCAGTGGTACCTTGACCATCCAGACTGGGTCGCCCAGGTGCGATCGGGAACTTACCAGACCTGGCTTAAACAAAACTATGACAACAGGGAAACTTAG
- a CDS encoding GAF domain-containing sensor histidine kinase, translating to MVRPENRLLYPFNETTTMDREQQRLKVIADLALLDATSIAVFEEATQMAAHLLDMPVCTLGILDQEREWLKSAIGLSRLGVMNEIATSRQIPRQDSFSVSIVNSHQALVIGDAATHPDFAHSALVHRYRIRSYLGVPLLNSAGYCLGTLAVMDLVPRTFTSRDIGCLELVARWSMSEFERDRLTHQQPADPPPQTLDQQPASVPRSAEEALPEQSRLNLMRVRLLTHLTQELRTPLTSVLGMTSVLHREVYGPLSDKQKEYLDIVYQSSQYLLSLVNEIVELGAPDTHGENLTLTSVDLEMLCQQVLNTLEQAASRREQQIRLSIEPGPRIWTLDKNKVRQILYHLIFSLVQSSNAGSVIRLHVSRKQQRLQLSIWVSNPWLGESLPLSDLYGLNETAENDNLRDREWQSDSSPSPHPAAMGSAPEKSPASLEASRDDLGLVLSRQLVEMHGGQISLQGSVEVGYRYVISLPQVTQAEMSS from the coding sequence CAATGGACCGAGAGCAGCAGCGCCTGAAAGTTATAGCCGATCTGGCACTTCTAGATGCAACCAGCATCGCAGTATTTGAAGAAGCGACCCAGATGGCCGCCCACCTGCTGGACATGCCAGTATGCACCCTGGGCATTCTTGATCAGGAGCGGGAGTGGCTCAAATCTGCGATCGGGCTCTCCAGATTGGGCGTGATGAATGAGATTGCAACTTCTCGCCAAATTCCCCGACAGGACTCCTTCTCTGTCTCCATTGTTAACAGTCATCAGGCTCTGGTGATTGGAGATGCAGCAACCCACCCCGACTTTGCCCACAGTGCTCTGGTGCATCGCTATCGGATTCGATCCTATCTGGGGGTTCCCCTGCTCAACTCTGCAGGCTATTGTCTGGGTACCCTGGCCGTCATGGATCTGGTCCCTCGTACGTTTACTTCCAGAGATATTGGGTGTCTGGAGTTGGTTGCCCGGTGGAGCATGAGTGAATTTGAGCGCGATCGTTTGACCCACCAGCAACCTGCAGACCCTCCACCGCAGACCCTCGACCAGCAACCTGCTTCAGTGCCCCGTTCTGCAGAAGAGGCTCTCCCAGAGCAGTCTCGCCTGAATCTTATGCGGGTCAGGCTGCTGACCCATCTGACTCAGGAATTGAGAACCCCCCTGACCTCAGTCCTGGGCATGACCAGTGTGCTCCACCGCGAAGTCTATGGCCCTCTCTCTGATAAGCAAAAAGAATATCTGGACATCGTTTACCAGAGCAGTCAATACCTGCTTTCCCTGGTGAATGAGATTGTTGAACTTGGAGCACCGGATACCCATGGAGAAAATCTGACCCTCACTTCTGTGGATCTGGAGATGCTCTGCCAGCAGGTCCTCAATACTCTAGAACAGGCAGCCAGTCGTCGAGAACAGCAGATTCGGCTCTCGATCGAACCAGGCCCTCGAATCTGGACTTTAGACAAAAACAAGGTACGGCAAATTCTGTATCACCTGATCTTCAGTCTGGTGCAATCCTCGAATGCGGGTAGCGTGATTCGCCTCCATGTTTCACGCAAACAACAGCGGTTACAACTTTCAATCTGGGTTTCCAATCCCTGGCTGGGAGAGAGCTTACCCCTGTCAGACCTCTATGGTTTGAACGAAACTGCGGAGAATGACAATCTTCGCGATCGAGAATGGCAGTCCGACTCTTCTCCATCACCGCACCCAGCGGCCATGGGTTCCGCACCCGAGAAATCCCCAGCTTCCCTAGAAGCATCTCGCGATGATCTGGGTCTGGTGCTTAGCCGTCAGTTAGTCGAAATGCATGGGGGGCAAATTTCACTGCAGGGTTCGGTTGAAGTGGGATATCGCTATGTCATCAGCCTGCCTCAAGTGACCCAGGCCGAGATGAGTAGCTAA